In a genomic window of Seriola aureovittata isolate HTS-2021-v1 ecotype China chromosome 11, ASM2101889v1, whole genome shotgun sequence:
- the spopla gene encoding speckle-type POZ protein-like A, with protein MSRVPTPPPPGEMSSGPVAESWCYTQVKVVKFSYMWTINNFSFCREEMGEVLKSSTFSSGPNDKMKWCLRVNPKGLDDESKDYLSLYLLLVSCPKSEVRAKFKFSLLNAKREETKAMESQRAYRFVQGKDWGFKKFIRRDFLLDEANGLLPDDKLTLFCEVSVVQDSVNISGQSNMNMLKVPECQLSDDLGNLWECSRFTDCSLYVGGQEFKAHKSILAARSPVFNAMFEHEMEESKKNRVDISDVDPDVFKEMMGFIYTGKAPNLEKMADNLLAAADKYALERLKVMCEEALCNSLSVENVADTLILADLHSAEQLKAQAIDFINRCSVLRQLGCKDGKNWNSNHATDIMETAGWKSMIQSHPHLVAEAFRALASAQCPPFGLPRKRLKQS; from the exons ATGTCACGGGttcccacccctcctcctcctggggAGATGTCAAGTGGACCTGTGGCAGAGAGCTGGTGTTACACACAG GTCAAAGTTGTGAAGTTTTCCTACATGTGGACCATAAACAACTTTAGTTTTTGCAGAGAAGAAATGGGTGAGGTGTTGAAGAGCTCAACATTCTCCTCTGGTcctaatgacaaaatgaaatg GTGTCTGCGAGTCAATCCAAAAGGACTTGATGATGAAAGCAAAGACTATCTGTCATTGTATTTACTACTTGTTAGTTGTCCAAAAAGTGAAGTCCGGGCAAAGTTCAAGTTTTCTTTGTTGAATGctaaaagagaagagacaaaagCGATGG AAAGCCAAAGAGCATATAGATTTGTCCAAGGTAAAGATTGGGGCTTCAAAAAATTTATAAGGAGAGATTTCCTCCTCGATGAAGCCAATGGACTCTTACCAGATGACAAGCTCACCCTGTTCTGTGAG GTAAGTGTTGTCCAGGACTCTGTTAACATTTCGGGCCAGTCCAACATGAACATGCTGAAGGTACCTGAGTGCCAGCTGTCCGATGACCTGGGGAACCTATGGGAGTGTTCCCGCTTCACAGACTGCAGCCTCTATGTGGGAGGGCAGGAGTTCAAAGCCCACAAATCCATCCTTGCAG CGAGGTCACCAGTCTTTAATGCTATGTTTGAACATGAAATGGAAGAAAGTAAAAAG AACCGTGTTGACATCAGTGACGTGGACCCAGATGTTTTTAAGGAAATGATGGGCTTCATCTATACAGGAAAGGCCCCAAACCTGGAGAAGATGGCAGACAATTTGCTGGCAGCTGCAGATAAA TACGCTTTGGAACGTTTAAAGGTCATGTGTGAAGAGGCCTTGTGCAACAGCCTTTCAGTGGAGAATGTGGCCGACACCCTCATCCTAGCAGACTTGCACAGTGCCGAGCAGCTCAAAGCACAAGCCATAGATTTTATCAACAG GTGCAGTGTCCTGAGACAGCTGGGCTGTAAAGATGGAAAGAACTGGAATAGCAA TCATGCTACAGATATAATGGAGACTGCAGGCTGGAAGTCAATGATCCAGTCCCATCCTCACTTGGTAGCCGAGGCCTTTCGCGCCCTGGCTTCAGCACAGTGCCCACCCTTTGGTCTTCCCAGGAAGCGTCTAAAACAGTCGTGA